The Lagopus muta isolate bLagMut1 chromosome 4, bLagMut1 primary, whole genome shotgun sequence genome has a window encoding:
- the SEL1L3 gene encoding protein sel-1 homolog 3 translates to MRPPAEPRSVPPLLLLFLMNFVPSFGKETVRITAVTPQFGKKMDSVDFIHLNVLDKKVLNSSEVYVQYLCSKPCIINLEAVASSEFRTGVPVYRRRWKDEKNIDVRQTRQIHLKFPSIMVYRDDYIIRNSIIVHSVILYAWISHQSVSSYDVEQNESYQEAVAKNYTFLEAVPPFERPYKDHKVCLQWGADYLWMLQANKIPQCPHESDGVQILNFIYASSGEKTGIVKRFERFENRELETVRQHQIDYPMFTVSIWLYLLHHCEKDLCGILYFIDPKEMYSTPAIFLNEEGYVHVQMHLIRGDDLAVKTSFSLPLKQWFRLDLSFKGGQVEVSSVGKNLKRQHHQSFIFREDFYCDDTAGYFVLGGSGYVNGIEAFFGPVKYYRLNVLETDQISNPLHDKETVEQIEHYYERCMDIQDIVYEYSHIVRKAQLSQRACYSENYYLEQLHKYRGKPTCDAFIWRKELREKYHTLFRLLQEMDFSAPVSEEESDTVLEIGQRIFEKIAKNLSSPDGLSNVGSSIPFLVDSSCCGYHKASYFLAVIFETGLGVSVDHAKGLLYSLVGAQGNERLSVMNLGYKHYQGINNYPLDLELSYAYYSNIAIKTSLDQHTIKGEQAFVETIRLMDDELLKAQTKENGDVFMWLKHEATRGNAAAQQRLAQMLFWGQQGVAKNPEAAIEWYAKGAIETEDPVLIYDYAIVLFKGQGVKKNTKLALELMKKAAAKGLPQAVNGLGWYYHNFRRDYRKAAKHWLIAEELGNPDASYNLGVLYLDGIYPGVPSRNQTVAAQYFYKAAQGGHIEGTLRCSLYYITGNMKEFPRDPEKAVIWAKHVAEKNGYLGHVIRKALNAYLELSWHEALLHYVLAAETGIEVSQSNLAHICEERPDLARKYLAIDCVWRYYNFSVSQINAPSFVYLKMGDFYYYGYQNQSKDLDRSVRMYAQAALEGDSQGFFNLALLIEEGNSIPSYILDYLEIDQALHSGNTSLLQELYYRCWNHSNQESISPCSLALLYFYTRVLCNNILQSTLIYFMGTFLLSILVAFSVHYFQALSASNSPGTRSQPSLAEPSSGNSNEDATRPVQQDESTLSNDLAQQELNPLNPLVTS, encoded by the exons ATGCGGCCCCCGGCCGAGCCCCGCAGCgtccctcctctcctcctcctcttcctgaTG AATTTTGTGCCATCTTTTGGAAAGGAGACAGTACGGATAACAGCAGTTACACCGCAGTTTGGAAAAAAGATGGATTCTGTGGACttcattcatttaaatgttttggaTAAGAAAGTCCTTAACAGTTCTGAGGTTTATGTTCAATATTTATGTTCTAAGCCTTGTATAATTAATTTGGAAGCAGTAGCTTCCTCAGAGTTCAGGACTGGTGTACCAGTATACAGAAGAAGGTGGAAGGATGAGAAGAATATTGATGTTCGTCAAACCCGACAAATACATTTGAAATTTCCAAGCATCATGGTTTACAGAGATGATTACATCATCAGAAACTCAATAATAGTGCACAGTGTGATATTATATGCATGGATTAGTCACCAATCAGTTAGCAGCTACGATGTTGAGCAGAATGAAAGCTACCAGGAGGCAGTTGCCAAGAATTACACTTTTTTAGAAGCAGTTCCACCTTTTGAACGCCCGTATAAAGACCACAAAGTCTGTCTTCAGTGGGGTGCTGACTATTTGTGGATGCTTCAGGCAAACAAGATACCTCAGTGCCCTCATGAAAGCG ATGGTGTTCAGATTCTCAACTTCATATATGCTTCCAGTGGGGAGAAGACAGGAATTGTGAAGAGATTTGAACGATTTGAAAACAGAGAACTTGAAACAGTCAGACAACATCAGATTGATTATCCAAT GTTCACTGTTTCAATCTGGCTATACTTACTGCATCACTGTGAAAAGGATCTGTGTGGTATACTCTATTTTATTGATCCAAAAGAGATGTACAGTACTCCCGCTATATTTCTAAATGAGGAAG GTTATGTGCATGTTCAGATGCACCTCATTAGAGGAGATGACCTTGCAGTAAAAACAAGCTTCAGCCTTCCTCTGAAGCAGTGGTTTCGACTGGATCTCTCTTTCAAGGGTGGACAG GTAGAAGTAAGCAGCGTTGGGAAGAATTTGAAAAGACAACACCACCAGTCTTTTAT TTTCAGGGAAGATTTCTACTGCGATGACACTGCTGGATATTTTGTCCTTGGAGGCAGTGGATATGTAAATGGTATTGAAGCATTCTTTGGACCTGTGAAGTACTATCGTCTTAATGTCTTGGAAACAGACCAG ATTTCTAACCCTCTGCATGACAAAGAAACAGTGGAACAAATTGAACACTACTACGAGAGATGTATGGACATTCAAGATATAGTTTATGAGTACAGTCATATTGTAAGGAAAGCCCAACTATCACAAAGAGCTT GTTACTCTGAAAACTATTACTTAGAGCAGCTTCACAAATACAGAGGAAAGCCTACATGCGACGCCTTCATATGGAGAAAAGAGCTCAGGGAAAAGTACCACACCTTGTTCAGACTGTTGCAAGAGATGGATTTCAGTGCTCCAG TGTCAGAAGAGGAAAGTGATACAGTTCTAGAAATAGGCCAGAGGATATTTGAGAAGATCGCAAAGAATTTATCAAGTCCTGATGGCCTGAGCAACGTGGGCTCCTCCATCCCTTTCTTGGTGGACTCCAGTTGCTGTGGATACCATAAGGCTTCTTATTTCCTTGCAGTTATATTTGAAACAGGGCTTGGTGTGTCTGTGGATCATGCAAAG GGACTGCTGTACAGTTTGGTCGGGGCTCAGGGGAATGAGAGACTTTCTGTGATGAATCTTGGCTATAAGCATTACCAAGGCATTAATAACTATCCACTTGATTTGGAGCTGTCATATGCTTATTACAGTAATATTGCAATAAAGACCTCCTTGGATCAACACACTATAAAAGGGGAACAG GCATTTGTTGAAACTATAAGGCTAATGGATGATGAGCTGCTTAAAgctcaaacaaaagaaaacgGCGATGTCTTTATGTGGTTAAAACATGAAGCAACAAGAGGAAATGCAGCTGCACAG caaCGATTGGCTCAGATGCTGTTTTGGGGCCAACAAGGAGTGGCAAAAAATCCTGAAGCAGCAATAGAATGGTATGCAAAGGGTGCAATAGAAACAGAAGATCCAGTGTTAATATATGATTATGCCATTGTGTTGTTTAAG GGCCAAGGTgtgaaaaagaacacaaaacttGCTTTAGAGCTGATGAAGAAAGCGGCAGCCAAG GGCTTGCCCCAAGCAGTGAATGGACTGGGATGGTATTACCACAATTTTAGAAGAGACTACAGAAAAGCAGCCAAGCACTGGTTAATTGCTGAAGAATTGGGAAATCCAGATGCATCCTACAATCTTGGTGTCCTTTATTTAGATGGGATTTACCCTGGAGTACCCAGTAGAAATCAA aCAGTAGCTGCACAATATTTCTATAAAGCTGCTCAAGGAGGACATATAGAAGGGACTTTACGATGTTCTCTGTACTACATCACAGGAAATATGAAAGAATTCCCCAGAGATCCAGAAAAAGCTGTAAT CTGGGCAAAGCACGTTGCAGAGAAGAATGGTTACTTAGGTCATGTCATTAGAAAAGCACTCAATGCTTATCTGGAACTTTCGTG GCATGAAGCTTTGCTGCATTATGTTCTAGCAGCTGAAACTGGGATTGAAGTGTCACAGTCAAATTTAGCACACATCTGTGAAGAAAGACCA gatCTAGCAAGGAAATACCTAGCAATTGATTGTGTTTGGAGATACTACAATTTCTCTGTGTCTCAAATCAATGCACCCTCATTTG TTTATTTGAAGATGGGAGACTTCTACTACTATGGTTACCAGAACCAGTCTAAAGACCTTGATCGGTCAGTGCGGATGTATGCACAGGCTGCATTAGAGGGAGATTCACAG GGTTTCTTTAATTTGGCCCTTCTCATAGAAGAGGGTAACTCCATACCTTCCTACATTCTGGATTACTTGGAAATTGATCAGGCATTGCATTCTGGTAATACTTCACTTCTTCAGGAACTTTATTACag GTGCTGGAACCATAGTAACCAAGAATCAATTAGCCCATGCTCATTAGCATTGCTTTATTTCTACACAAGAGTTTTGTGCAACAATATTTTACAATCTACTTTG ATATATTTCATGGGAACCTTTCTTCTATCAATTCTGGTTGCATTTTCAGTACACTATTTTCAGGCTCTATCTG ccaGTAATTCTCCTGGAACAAGATCACAACCGTCATTGGCTGAGCCTTCCTCAGGGAACAGCAATGAGGATGCTACAAGACCAGTGCAACAAGATGAATCTACTTTATCAAATGATTTAGCGCAGCAGGAGTTAAACCCTCTGAATCCTCTTGTTACCAGCTGA
- the SMIM20 gene encoding small integral membrane protein 20, translating into MAGLSRTLGIFGCFVAVVGAAFYPIYFRPLLLPEEYKREQSINRAGIVQENIQPPGLKVWSDPFGRK; encoded by the exons ATGGCCGGGCTGTCGCGTACGCTCGGCATCTTCGGCTGCTTCGTGGCCGTGGTGGGGGCCGCCTTCTACCCCATCTACTTCCGGCCGCTGCTGCTACCCGAGGAGTACA agagaGAACAGTCAATAAACCGAGCTGGTATTGTTCAAGAGAATATCCAGCCTCCAG GGTTAAAAGTATGGTCTGATCCATTTGGAAGAAAGTAA